The following proteins are co-located in the Noviherbaspirillum sp. UKPF54 genome:
- a CDS encoding sulfate ABC transporter substrate-binding protein, with translation MILKKLILPALAIVPISLAAPSVRAADVTLLNVSYDPTRELYQDVNKAFAAKWKAQSGDNVTVKQSHGGSGKQARSVIDGLDADVVTLALGYDIDEIADKGLVANDWQKRLPHNSAPYKSTIVFLVRKGNPKGIRDWGDLVKPGVQVITPNPKTSGGARWNYLAAWGYALRQPGGTDVKAREFVARIFRNVPVLDSGARGSTTTFVERGIGDVLIAWENEAILAIKELGPDKFEIVAPQQSILAEPPVAVVDKVADRRGTRKVAQAYLQYLYSDEGQEIAAKNYYRPINDQIAKKYAAQFPKVSLFTIDEVFGGWAKAQKTHFADGGTFDQIYQPGKK, from the coding sequence ATGATTCTGAAAAAACTGATCCTGCCGGCGCTGGCCATCGTGCCCATTTCGCTCGCTGCGCCCTCCGTACGTGCCGCCGACGTCACGCTCCTGAACGTGTCGTACGACCCGACGCGCGAGCTGTACCAGGACGTCAACAAGGCGTTCGCCGCCAAATGGAAGGCGCAGAGCGGCGACAACGTGACGGTCAAGCAGTCGCACGGCGGCTCCGGCAAGCAGGCGCGCTCGGTGATCGACGGCCTGGACGCCGATGTCGTCACGCTGGCCCTCGGATACGACATCGACGAGATCGCCGACAAGGGACTGGTGGCGAATGACTGGCAGAAGCGGCTGCCGCACAACAGCGCGCCATACAAGTCGACCATCGTGTTCCTGGTGCGCAAGGGCAACCCGAAAGGCATCAGGGACTGGGGCGACCTGGTCAAGCCGGGCGTACAGGTCATCACGCCGAACCCGAAGACATCCGGCGGCGCGCGCTGGAACTATCTTGCGGCCTGGGGCTACGCGCTCAGGCAGCCGGGCGGTACCGATGTGAAGGCCAGGGAGTTCGTCGCGCGGATTTTCCGGAACGTGCCGGTGCTCGATTCCGGCGCGCGTGGTTCGACCACCACCTTCGTCGAGCGCGGCATCGGCGATGTGCTGATCGCCTGGGAAAACGAAGCCATCCTCGCCATCAAGGAACTCGGCCCGGACAAGTTCGAGATCGTCGCGCCGCAGCAAAGCATCCTGGCCGAGCCGCCGGTGGCCGTAGTGGACAAGGTCGCCGACAGGCGCGGCACCCGCAAGGTCGCGCAAGCCTACCTGCAATACCTTTACAGCGACGAGGGGCAGGAGATCGCCGCGAAAAACTACTACCGTCCGATCAACGACCAGATCGCTAAGAAATACGCGGCGCAATTTCCCAAGGTAAGTCTGTTCACCATCGACGAGGTCTTCGGTGGCTGGGCCAAGGCGCAGAAGACGCATTTCGCGGACGGCGGCACTTTCGACCAGATCTATCAGCCCGGCAAGAAATAA
- a CDS encoding periplasmic nitrate reductase, NapE protein, whose protein sequence is MDDQLQPVTRAQEWRAFLFLTVVMAPILAVMVVGGYGFFVWMFQLITGHLPSGA, encoded by the coding sequence ATGGACGATCAGCTGCAGCCCGTCACCCGCGCGCAGGAGTGGCGCGCCTTCCTGTTCCTGACCGTCGTCATGGCGCCGATCCTGGCGGTCATGGTGGTGGGCGGGTATGGCTTCTTCGTCTGGATGTTCCAGTTGATTACCGGACACCTGCCGTCCGGCGCATGA
- a CDS encoding chaperone NapD, translated as MPQEIHIAGIVIHARAAELRAIRSYLALLPGAQVHAVSDEGKLVATLETDSTKRTVDYMDAIRALRGVLNVALVYQHAEPSSALDEEVET; from the coding sequence ATGCCCCAGGAAATCCATATCGCCGGGATCGTGATCCATGCGCGCGCCGCCGAGCTGCGCGCGATCCGTTCCTACCTTGCCCTGCTTCCCGGAGCGCAGGTGCATGCCGTCTCGGACGAGGGCAAGCTCGTCGCCACGCTGGAAACCGACAGCACGAAGCGTACGGTGGATTACATGGACGCCATCCGCGCGCTGCGCGGCGTGCTCAACGTGGCGCTGGTCTACCAGCACGCCGAACCCAGCTCCGCCCTGGATGAGGAAGTCGAAACATGA
- the napA gene encoding nitrate reductase catalytic subunit NapA, which yields MKLTRREFIKQTAAMTAATAAGIPLDTLGSNVVTDASRTQLTWSKAPCRFCGVGCGVNVGVKDGRVVATHGDINAEVNRGINCVKGYFLSKIMYGEDRLTRPLLRMKNGKYDKSGDFAPVSWDTAFDVMAQQFKKTLRDKGPTAVGMFGSGQWTVWEGYAASKLFKAGFRSNNIDPNARHCMASAVAGFMRTFGMDEPMGCYDDIENADAFVLWGSNMAEMHPILWTRVTDRRLSAPQVRVAVLSTYEHRSFDLADLSLVFRPQTDLAILNFIANYIIKNNAVNRDFVSKHTRFVLGNADIGYGLRPQHPLQAAAKNAADAGGGKPINFDDYAKFVSAYDVDSVAKLSNVPKERLIRLAQLYADPKVKVMSFFTMGFNQHTRGTWCSNLLYNIHLLTGKISSPGNSPFSLTGQPSACGTAREVGTFSHRLPADMLVVNPKHREVAEKIWKLPPGTIPDKPGYHAVLQSRMLKDGKLNAYWVMCNNNMQAGPNIMQEILPGWRNPNNFVVVSDPYPTASTMAADLILPTAMWVEKEGAYGNAERRTQFWHQLVNAPGEARSDLWQLAEFSKRFKMEEVWPPELLAKAPQYRGKTLFEVLFRNGQVDKFPSSQIEPGYANDEAKAFGFYIQKGLFEEYASFGRGHGHDLAPFDMYHKERGLRWPVVDGKETRWRYREGYDPYVKQGEGVQFYGMPDGKAVIFALPYEKAAEEPDKEYPFWLSTGRVLEHWHTGTMTRRVPELYRAMPNAVCFMHPEDAQALGARRGDMIEIASRRGSIRSRVETRGRDRPPRGLVFVPFFDASQLINKVTLDATDPISFQTDYKKCAVRIRKV from the coding sequence ATGAAACTGACCCGCCGTGAATTCATCAAGCAGACCGCGGCCATGACCGCCGCCACCGCGGCAGGCATCCCGCTCGATACGCTCGGCTCCAACGTGGTGACCGACGCTTCCCGTACCCAGCTCACCTGGAGCAAGGCGCCCTGCCGCTTCTGCGGCGTTGGCTGCGGCGTCAACGTCGGCGTCAAGGACGGCCGCGTGGTGGCCACCCACGGCGACATCAATGCCGAGGTCAACCGCGGGATCAACTGCGTGAAGGGCTATTTCCTGTCGAAGATCATGTATGGCGAGGACCGCCTGACCCGGCCGCTGCTGCGCATGAAGAACGGCAAGTACGACAAGAGCGGCGACTTCGCGCCGGTGTCGTGGGACACCGCGTTCGACGTGATGGCGCAGCAATTCAAGAAGACGCTGCGCGACAAGGGGCCGACCGCCGTGGGCATGTTCGGCTCCGGGCAGTGGACGGTATGGGAAGGCTACGCGGCCTCCAAGCTGTTCAAGGCGGGCTTCCGCTCCAACAACATCGACCCCAACGCGCGCCACTGCATGGCGTCGGCGGTGGCCGGTTTCATGCGCACCTTCGGCATGGATGAGCCGATGGGCTGCTACGACGACATCGAGAATGCCGACGCCTTCGTGCTGTGGGGCTCGAACATGGCCGAGATGCATCCGATCCTCTGGACCCGCGTCACCGACCGCCGCCTGTCGGCGCCGCAGGTGCGCGTGGCGGTGCTGTCGACCTACGAGCACCGCAGCTTCGACCTGGCCGACCTGTCGCTGGTGTTCCGACCGCAGACCGACCTGGCGATCCTGAACTTCATCGCCAACTACATCATCAAGAACAACGCGGTCAATCGCGACTTCGTCAGCAAGCACACGCGCTTCGTCCTCGGCAACGCCGATATCGGCTACGGCCTGCGCCCGCAGCACCCGCTGCAGGCCGCGGCCAAGAACGCGGCCGACGCCGGCGGCGGCAAGCCGATCAATTTCGACGACTACGCGAAATTCGTCAGCGCCTACGACGTCGATTCGGTCGCCAAGCTGTCCAACGTGCCCAAGGAAAGGCTGATCCGCCTGGCGCAGCTCTATGCCGACCCGAAGGTGAAGGTCATGTCGTTTTTCACGATGGGTTTCAACCAGCACACGCGCGGCACCTGGTGCAGCAACCTGCTGTACAACATCCATCTGTTGACCGGCAAGATTTCCTCGCCGGGCAACAGCCCGTTCTCGCTGACCGGCCAGCCCTCCGCCTGCGGCACCGCGCGCGAGGTCGGCACCTTCTCGCACCGCCTGCCGGCCGACATGCTGGTGGTGAATCCGAAGCACCGCGAAGTCGCCGAAAAAATCTGGAAGCTCCCGCCCGGCACGATTCCCGACAAGCCGGGCTACCACGCCGTGCTGCAAAGCCGCATGCTCAAGGATGGCAAGCTCAACGCCTACTGGGTCATGTGCAACAACAACATGCAGGCCGGCCCGAACATCATGCAGGAAATCCTGCCCGGCTGGCGCAACCCGAACAACTTCGTGGTCGTGTCCGACCCCTACCCGACGGCCAGCACGATGGCCGCCGACCTGATCCTGCCGACGGCGATGTGGGTGGAAAAGGAAGGCGCCTACGGCAACGCCGAGCGGCGCACCCAGTTCTGGCACCAGCTGGTCAACGCGCCGGGCGAGGCCCGCTCCGACCTGTGGCAGCTGGCCGAGTTTTCCAAGCGCTTCAAGATGGAGGAGGTGTGGCCACCCGAGCTGCTGGCCAAGGCGCCGCAATACCGCGGCAAGACGCTGTTCGAGGTCCTGTTCCGCAACGGCCAGGTCGACAAGTTTCCCAGTTCGCAGATCGAGCCCGGCTATGCCAACGACGAGGCGAAGGCCTTCGGTTTCTACATCCAGAAGGGCTTGTTCGAGGAATACGCCTCGTTCGGGCGCGGGCATGGCCACGACCTGGCGCCGTTCGACATGTACCACAAGGAGCGCGGGCTGCGCTGGCCGGTGGTCGACGGCAAGGAAACGCGCTGGCGCTACCGCGAGGGCTACGATCCCTACGTCAAGCAGGGCGAAGGCGTCCAGTTCTACGGCATGCCTGACGGCAAAGCCGTGATCTTCGCGCTCCCCTACGAAAAGGCGGCGGAAGAGCCGGACAAGGAATATCCGTTCTGGCTGTCGACCGGGCGCGTGCTGGAGCACTGGCACACCGGCACCATGACGCGCCGTGTGCCGGAGCTGTACCGCGCGATGCCCAACGCGGTGTGCTTCATGCACCCGGAAGACGCGCAGGCGCTCGGCGCGCGGCGCGGCGACATGATCGAAATCGCGTCGCGCCGCGGCTCGATCCGTTCGCGCGTCGAAACGCGCGGGCGCGACCGCCCGCCGCGCGGCCTGGTGTTCGTGCCCTTCTTCGATGCCAGCCAGCTCATCAACAAGGTGACGCTGGACGCCACCGACCCGATTTCATTCCAGACCGACTACAAGAAATGCGCGGTCAGGATTCGCAAGGTGTAA
- a CDS encoding nitrate reductase cytochrome c-type subunit, with translation MRWILTRALTGMLAGWLLLPALACAEEFYDRMRGPTPLDQTTQPPPIVNPDNSDVRRSRNYAMQPPVIPHKIEGYQLDKNANRCMMCHARTRTQESQAPMISVTHFMNRDGNFLAELSPRRYFCLQCHVPQANLNPLVNNQFVDADTMLNKPEAAPAPAKRK, from the coding sequence ATGAGATGGATACTGACACGCGCACTGACCGGCATGCTGGCAGGCTGGCTGTTGCTGCCGGCGCTTGCCTGTGCCGAGGAATTCTACGACCGCATGCGCGGCCCGACTCCGCTCGACCAGACCACGCAGCCGCCGCCCATCGTCAATCCCGACAACAGCGACGTGCGGCGCTCGCGCAACTATGCGATGCAGCCGCCGGTCATCCCGCACAAGATCGAAGGCTACCAGCTCGACAAGAATGCCAACCGCTGCATGATGTGCCATGCGCGCACGCGCACTCAGGAAAGCCAGGCGCCGATGATCAGCGTTACGCACTTCATGAACCGCGACGGCAATTTCCTGGCCGAGCTTTCGCCGCGCCGCTATTTCTGCCTGCAGTGCCATGTGCCGCAGGCCAACCTGAACCCGCTGGTCAACAACCAGTTCGTCGATGCCGACACCATGCTGAACAAGCCGGAGGCAGCGCCAGCCCCGGCCAAGCGCAAATAG
- a CDS encoding NapC/NirT family cytochrome c produces the protein MKNLIRRYWHILRRPSAHLSFGLLTIGAFIAGILFWGGFNTALEAANTEQFCTGCHEMRDNVYQELQGTIHFTNRSGVRAKCADCHVPHNWTDKIARKMQASKEVWGKIFGSIDTREKFEEKRLELATHEWNRFKANNSLECRNCHLYQSMDFTRQSKRAVDAHSTQLASGEKTCIDCHKGIAHRLPDMSGVR, from the coding sequence ATGAAGAACCTGATCCGCCGCTACTGGCATATCCTGCGCCGGCCAAGCGCCCACCTGAGCTTCGGCCTGCTCACCATCGGCGCATTCATCGCCGGCATCCTCTTCTGGGGCGGCTTCAATACGGCCCTGGAAGCGGCCAACACGGAACAGTTCTGCACCGGCTGCCACGAAATGCGCGACAACGTGTATCAGGAGCTGCAGGGCACGATCCACTTCACCAACCGCAGCGGCGTGCGCGCCAAGTGCGCCGACTGCCACGTGCCGCACAACTGGACCGACAAGATCGCGCGCAAGATGCAGGCGTCCAAGGAAGTGTGGGGCAAGATCTTCGGCAGCATCGACACGCGCGAGAAGTTCGAGGAAAAGCGGCTGGAACTGGCCACCCACGAATGGAACCGGTTCAAGGCGAACAATTCGCTCGAATGCCGCAACTGCCACCTGTACCAGTCGATGGACTTCACCAGGCAGAGCAAGCGCGCCGTCGACGCGCACTCCACCCAGCTCGCCTCCGGCGAAAAGACCTGCATCGACTGCCACAAGGGCATCGCGCACCGCCTGCCCGACATGTCGGGAGTCAGGTAG
- a CDS encoding DoxX family protein, translating into MHGKQTGAVSEDFGKLILRATLALLILFHGVSKIMGGVGFITATVAKAGMPPALGYLVFIGEVLAPLLVLFGVWTRLAALVIAINMVVAVLLVHTEQFFSVAQTGGWALELQAMFLVAALTVALLGAGRYSMAGAAGRFN; encoded by the coding sequence ATGCATGGGAAACAAACTGGGGCTGTCTCTGAGGATTTCGGGAAACTGATTTTGCGCGCGACGCTCGCGCTGCTGATCCTGTTTCACGGCGTGTCCAAGATCATGGGCGGTGTGGGTTTTATTACGGCAACGGTCGCCAAGGCTGGCATGCCGCCGGCACTGGGCTACCTGGTTTTCATCGGCGAAGTGCTCGCACCGCTGCTGGTGCTGTTCGGTGTGTGGACGCGGCTGGCAGCGCTCGTCATTGCGATCAATATGGTGGTCGCCGTGCTGCTGGTCCACACCGAGCAGTTCTTTTCGGTGGCGCAAACAGGCGGCTGGGCGCTCGAGTTGCAGGCCATGTTCCTTGTCGCCGCGTTGACGGTGGCGCTGCTGGGCGCAGGGCGCTACAGCATGGCGGGGGCGGCGGGGCGCTTCAACTGA
- a CDS encoding NADPH-dependent FMN reductase, producing MGTQKNVAIFVGSLRKESLNRKMAHALIGLAPPSLKMEIVEIGGLPLYNQDFDPDPPQPVRDFKQRVQAADAVLFITPEYNRSVPGVLKNAIDTASRPYGQSAWEGKPGAVISVSPGKIGGFGANHHLRQSMVFLDVPMMQQPEAYIGGAGELFDDKGGIANDSTRDLMQKFLQAFAQWIERNARK from the coding sequence ATGGGCACACAGAAGAATGTCGCCATTTTTGTCGGCAGCCTGCGCAAGGAATCGCTGAACCGGAAAATGGCCCATGCCCTCATCGGGCTGGCACCGCCTTCGCTCAAGATGGAGATCGTCGAGATCGGCGGCCTGCCCTTGTACAACCAGGATTTCGATCCCGACCCGCCCCAGCCTGTGCGCGACTTCAAGCAGCGCGTGCAGGCCGCCGACGCCGTGTTGTTCATCACCCCGGAATACAACCGCTCGGTGCCGGGCGTGCTGAAGAATGCGATCGACACCGCTTCCCGCCCGTACGGGCAAAGCGCCTGGGAAGGCAAGCCGGGCGCGGTGATCAGCGTTTCGCCGGGCAAGATCGGCGGATTCGGCGCCAATCACCATCTGCGGCAATCGATGGTGTTCCTCGACGTCCCGATGATGCAGCAGCCGGAAGCGTATATCGGCGGCGCCGGCGAACTGTTCGACGACAAGGGCGGCATCGCGAACGACTCGACGCGCGACCTGATGCAGAAATTCCTGCAGGCGTTTGCACAATGGATAGAACGGAACGCCAGGAAGTAG
- a CDS encoding CBS domain-containing protein — MMTTIAEVMTPDVTVVAPQDTIQKAAKMMAEWNVGALPVCDGKKLIGMLTDRDIAVRAVPTGKAPADIRVSDIMSKEVRWCFADQQMGEVLQEMGSEQVRRIPVLNRNSMELVGIVSLGDFAARWNAHVDKTMQKISTPSAPVRPAPH, encoded by the coding sequence ATGATGACGACCATTGCCGAAGTAATGACTCCCGATGTGACAGTTGTAGCGCCACAAGACACGATTCAAAAGGCTGCGAAGATGATGGCCGAGTGGAATGTCGGCGCGTTGCCGGTATGCGACGGGAAAAAACTGATCGGCATGCTGACCGACCGCGACATCGCGGTACGCGCAGTACCGACCGGGAAAGCGCCCGCCGATATCCGGGTGTCGGACATCATGAGCAAGGAAGTGCGCTGGTGCTTCGCCGACCAGCAAATGGGCGAAGTATTGCAGGAAATGGGCTCCGAACAGGTCCGCCGCATTCCCGTCCTGAACCGCAACAGCATGGAACTGGTCGGCATCGTGTCGCTAGGCGACTTTGCGGCCCGGTGGAATGCCCACGTGGACAAGACGATGCAGAAAATCTCCACGCCCTCGGCACCGGTGCGCCCGGCGCCGCATTAA
- a CDS encoding diacylglycerol kinase, with protein MKNEPQISEFKSKSGIRRIYDAFSYSIQGFKAAWRNEHAFRQELMLAVPAAIAALLLPVSALEKVALLAVLTLVLIVELINSAIEAVVDRISFERHPLSKNAKDFGSAAVFLALALAAMTWGVIVLPLIMH; from the coding sequence ATGAAAAACGAACCACAGATCAGCGAGTTCAAGAGCAAAAGCGGCATCAGGCGGATTTACGACGCCTTTTCCTATTCGATCCAGGGTTTCAAGGCCGCCTGGCGAAACGAGCATGCGTTCCGCCAGGAGCTGATGCTGGCCGTGCCGGCAGCCATCGCGGCGCTCCTGCTGCCCGTGAGCGCGCTGGAGAAGGTGGCGCTCCTGGCGGTGCTGACGCTGGTGCTCATCGTCGAGCTGATCAATTCCGCGATCGAGGCCGTCGTCGACCGCATCTCGTTCGAGCGTCATCCGCTGTCGAAGAACGCGAAAGACTTCGGCAGCGCAGCCGTTTTCCTGGCGCTGGCGCTGGCGGCGATGACCTGGGGCGTCATCGTGCTGCCATTGATCATGCATTGA
- a CDS encoding LutB/LldF family L-lactate oxidation iron-sulfur protein, whose translation MQVQSMHFKARAGQKLADRRLQQNLKKLSTKFVSGRASAILELDDFEGTRDAAIERRMRAIENLDVWLEIFETNATAAGATVLFAESAEDASRLVVEIAQKHGVKKATKSKSMVSEEMALNSALEAAGVQPIETDLGEYILQINNNEAPSHIIAPVVHKDKEEISDLFARVHKRPRLTDIAQMTREAREMLRPQFLSADMGITGGNFVIAETGSVAIVTNEGNEGMCTILPPKVHVVVTGIEKVLPTLEDFATVLRLLPRSATGQSISNYVSILTGPKRAGDQDGPEHMYYVLVDGGRTGLIGGEFEEMLRCIRCGACMNHCPVYQKIGGHSYGWVYPGPMGSVLTPSYVGIENALDLPQASTLCGECHVVCPVKIPLPDLLRKLREKQVERHLRPMTERLGLMAWAYVAKRPALYRLASKIGVRFLRLLAGSKKTVSRLPFAGGWTDYRDLPAPSGKTFLEQYKERR comes from the coding sequence ATGCAAGTCCAGTCCATGCATTTCAAGGCGCGCGCCGGCCAGAAGCTGGCCGACCGGCGCCTGCAGCAGAACCTGAAAAAGCTGTCCACCAAGTTCGTCAGCGGCCGCGCCTCGGCCATCCTGGAGCTGGACGATTTCGAAGGAACGCGCGACGCCGCCATCGAGCGCCGCATGCGGGCGATCGAGAACCTCGACGTGTGGCTGGAAATCTTCGAGACGAACGCCACCGCCGCCGGCGCCACCGTGCTGTTCGCCGAAAGCGCGGAAGACGCGTCGCGCCTGGTGGTCGAGATCGCGCAAAAGCACGGCGTGAAGAAGGCCACCAAGTCGAAGTCGATGGTGTCGGAAGAAATGGCATTGAACAGCGCGCTGGAAGCCGCCGGCGTGCAGCCGATCGAGACTGACCTCGGCGAGTACATCCTGCAGATCAACAACAACGAAGCGCCGTCGCACATCATCGCGCCGGTGGTGCACAAGGACAAGGAAGAGATTTCCGACCTGTTCGCGCGCGTGCACAAGCGGCCGCGCCTGACCGACATTGCGCAGATGACGCGCGAGGCGCGCGAGATGCTGCGCCCGCAATTCCTGTCGGCCGACATGGGCATCACCGGCGGCAATTTCGTGATCGCCGAAACCGGTTCGGTCGCCATCGTCACCAACGAAGGCAACGAGGGCATGTGCACGATTTTGCCGCCCAAGGTGCACGTGGTGGTGACCGGCATCGAAAAGGTGTTGCCGACGCTGGAGGATTTCGCGACCGTGCTGCGCCTCTTGCCGCGCTCGGCCACCGGCCAGTCGATCTCGAACTACGTGTCGATCCTGACCGGGCCGAAGCGCGCCGGCGACCAGGACGGCCCGGAGCATATGTACTACGTGCTGGTCGACGGCGGGCGCACTGGCCTGATCGGCGGCGAGTTCGAGGAGATGCTGCGCTGCATCCGCTGCGGCGCCTGCATGAACCATTGCCCGGTCTACCAGAAGATCGGCGGGCACAGCTACGGCTGGGTCTATCCGGGGCCGATGGGCAGCGTGCTCACGCCGTCCTACGTCGGGATCGAGAATGCGCTCGACCTGCCGCAGGCCTCGACCCTGTGCGGCGAATGCCACGTGGTGTGCCCGGTGAAGATTCCACTGCCCGACCTGCTGCGCAAGCTGCGCGAAAAACAGGTGGAACGGCATCTGCGGCCGATGACGGAGCGGTTGGGGCTGATGGCCTGGGCGTATGTTGCGAAACGGCCGGCGCTTTATCGACTGGCGAGCAAAATCGGTGTACGCTTCCTGCGCCTGTTGGCAGGCAGCAAGAAGACCGTATCAAGATTGCCATTTGCCGGCGGCTGGACCGATTACCGCGACTTGCCGGCGCCGTCCGGGAAGACGTTCCTGGAGCAGTACAAAGAACGACGATGA
- a CDS encoding (Fe-S)-binding protein: MRVGLFVTCLIDAMRPEIGFSTLKLLQAAGCEVTVPQSQTCCGQPAYSSGDRKAARALAEKFVTEFEAFDYVVIPSGSCGGNVKIHYMDLFADDPAWLARMRRLAPRVYELTDFLHSVVKLDRLPGPGKNPGKVTYHDSCCGLRELGVQRQPRELLDKAGVEITEMKDSRQCCGFGGTFSVKYGDISSAIVDEKCANIHDCGADAVVLGDLGCMLNIEGRLRRTGDDKTRVLHVAQVLAGDI, translated from the coding sequence ATGAGAGTCGGCTTGTTCGTTACCTGCCTGATCGACGCGATGCGGCCGGAAATCGGCTTTTCCACACTCAAGCTGCTGCAAGCGGCCGGCTGCGAAGTGACGGTGCCGCAGTCGCAGACGTGCTGCGGCCAGCCGGCCTACAGTTCGGGCGACCGCAAGGCGGCGCGCGCGCTGGCGGAAAAGTTTGTCACGGAATTCGAGGCGTTCGACTACGTCGTGATTCCGTCCGGCTCCTGCGGCGGCAACGTCAAGATCCACTACATGGACCTGTTCGCGGACGATCCGGCCTGGCTGGCGCGCATGCGGCGGCTGGCGCCGCGCGTCTACGAGCTGACCGATTTCCTGCATTCCGTCGTCAAGCTCGACCGGCTGCCGGGGCCGGGCAAGAATCCGGGCAAGGTCACCTACCACGATTCCTGCTGCGGCTTGCGCGAGCTCGGCGTGCAGCGGCAGCCGCGCGAGCTGCTGGACAAGGCCGGCGTCGAGATCACGGAAATGAAGGACAGCCGGCAGTGCTGCGGCTTCGGCGGCACCTTTTCCGTCAAATACGGCGATATCTCGTCAGCCATCGTCGATGAAAAATGCGCGAATATCCACGACTGTGGCGCCGACGCGGTCGTGCTGGGCGACCTCGGCTGCATGCTGAACATCGAGGGGCGCCTGCGCCGCACCGGCGATGACAAGACGCGCGTGCTGCATGTGGCGCAAGTGCTGGCGGGAGATATCTGA
- a CDS encoding IclR family transcriptional regulator, with protein sequence MKPEQASENSQISIQVIERMISLLDALAQYPDPVSLKELSTVTSLHPSTAHRILNDLVVKRFVDRAEGGTYRLGMRLLELGNIVKSRLNVREAALDYMRALHRKTQQTINLSVRQGDEIVYIDRSFSERSGMQVVRAIGGRAPLHLTSTGKLFLSVDDPKLVRAYATRTGLAGHNKNSITDLAKLERELSLVRARGYARDNEELELGVRCIAAGIHDDTGKLIAGLSISAPADRLQDDWVDDLVSTANEISSVLGYVPEGAAA encoded by the coding sequence ATGAAACCTGAACAAGCTTCCGAGAATAGTCAAATTTCGATCCAAGTGATCGAGCGCATGATTTCGTTATTGGATGCGCTCGCCCAGTATCCCGATCCGGTCAGCCTGAAAGAGCTGTCCACCGTCACCAGCCTGCATCCGTCGACCGCACACCGCATCCTGAACGACTTGGTGGTCAAGCGCTTCGTCGATCGCGCCGAAGGCGGCACCTATCGCCTCGGCATGCGCCTGCTGGAGCTGGGCAATATCGTGAAGAGCCGCCTGAACGTGCGCGAAGCCGCGCTCGATTACATGCGCGCGCTGCATCGCAAGACGCAGCAGACGATCAACCTGTCGGTGCGCCAGGGCGATGAAATCGTGTACATCGACCGCTCCTTTTCGGAACGCTCCGGCATGCAGGTGGTACGCGCCATCGGCGGCCGCGCGCCGCTGCATCTGACCTCCACCGGCAAGCTGTTCCTGTCGGTGGACGACCCCAAGCTGGTGCGCGCCTATGCGACCCGCACCGGACTGGCCGGCCACAACAAGAATTCGATCACCGACCTCGCTAAGCTGGAACGCGAACTGAGCCTGGTGCGCGCGCGCGGCTATGCGCGCGACAACGAGGAACTGGAACTGGGGGTGCGCTGCATCGCCGCCGGAATCCACGACGATACGGGCAAGCTGATCGCCGGCCTGTCGATTTCCGCGCCGGCCGACCGACTGCAGGACGATTGGGTGGACGACCTGGTGTCGACCGCCAACGAGATTTCCTCCGTGCTTGGCTACGTGCCGGAAGGCGCCGCCGCCTGA